From one Streptomyces sp. NBC_01478 genomic stretch:
- a CDS encoding CaiB/BaiF CoA transferase family protein, with protein sequence MTEPTTTPLAGLRVLDLATLFAGPLAATMLGDFGAEVIKVEHPAKPDPSRGHGPAKDGIGLWWKLLGRNKRTITLDLSKPGGRTTLLRLAATADVIIENFRPGTLEKWDLGWAELSAANPKLVLARVTAFGQFGPYAHRPGFGTLAEAMSGFAAITGEPDAPPTLPPFGLADSIAGLATAYAVMTALAARDRTGEGQVVDMAIIEPILTALGPQPLWYDQLGHVQPRTGNRSQNNAPRNTYRTADGSWVAVSTSAQSIAERVMRLVGRPELIDEPWFATGADRARHSDILDAAVGDWIAQRTRTEVLAAFEKAEAAVAPIQDVRDVMADPQYQALDTITTVDDPELGPLRMQNVLFRLSATPGAIRWSGRPHGADTDTVLTELGLTDTELTTLRQEGAL encoded by the coding sequence ATGACCGAGCCGACCACAACTCCCCTGGCGGGCCTGCGCGTTCTCGACCTCGCGACGCTCTTCGCCGGTCCCCTCGCCGCCACCATGCTCGGCGACTTCGGCGCCGAGGTCATCAAGGTCGAACACCCGGCCAAGCCCGACCCGTCCCGGGGCCACGGCCCCGCCAAGGACGGCATCGGCCTGTGGTGGAAGCTCCTCGGCCGCAACAAGCGCACCATCACCCTCGACCTGTCGAAGCCGGGCGGGCGCACCACCCTCCTCCGTCTGGCCGCCACCGCCGACGTGATCATCGAGAACTTCCGCCCCGGCACCCTGGAGAAATGGGACCTCGGCTGGGCCGAACTCTCCGCTGCCAACCCGAAGTTGGTGCTCGCCCGGGTCACCGCCTTCGGCCAGTTCGGGCCCTACGCGCACCGCCCCGGCTTCGGCACCCTCGCCGAGGCGATGAGCGGTTTCGCCGCGATCACCGGCGAACCGGACGCACCCCCGACGCTCCCGCCGTTCGGCCTCGCCGACTCGATCGCGGGCCTGGCGACGGCGTACGCGGTGATGACGGCCCTCGCCGCCCGCGACCGCACGGGCGAGGGCCAGGTCGTCGACATGGCAATCATCGAACCGATCCTCACCGCGCTGGGCCCCCAGCCCCTCTGGTACGACCAGCTCGGCCATGTCCAGCCACGCACCGGCAACCGCTCGCAGAACAACGCCCCGCGCAACACCTACCGTACGGCGGACGGCAGTTGGGTCGCCGTCTCGACCTCGGCCCAGTCGATCGCCGAGCGCGTGATGCGCCTGGTCGGCCGCCCGGAACTGATCGACGAGCCGTGGTTCGCGACGGGCGCGGACCGGGCCCGGCACTCCGACATCCTGGACGCGGCGGTGGGCGACTGGATCGCCCAGCGCACCCGCACTGAAGTCCTCGCCGCCTTCGAGAAGGCGGAGGCGGCGGTCGCCCCCATCCAGGACGTACGGGACGTGATGGCGGACCCGCAGTACCAGGCCCTCGACACGATCACCACGGTCGACGACCCCGAACTCGGGCCGCTGCGCATGCAGAACGTCCTCTTCCGGCTCTCCGCCACCCCGGGCGCCATCCGCTGGTCCGGCCGCCCCCACGGCGCCGACACGGACACGGTCCTGACCGAACTGGGCCTGACCGACACCGAGTTGACCACTCTCCGCCAGGAGGGCGCCCTGTGA
- a CDS encoding HpcH/HpaI aldolase/citrate lyase family protein produces MTPYPLTWLYVPGDRPPIVAKALAAGADVVVVDLEDAVAPDRKDYARAATAELLSEPRPHVHVRVNALDSPWATDDLRALTPLPGVSGLRLPKVASAEEVVAVADRTGGLPLYALLETALGIERAFSIASAHPSLHGIALGEADLRADLGVREDAGLDWSRSRVIVAARAADLAPPPQSVHPDIRDLEGLAASCAHGRALGFLGRAAIHPRQLPVIESAFLPTDRELEQAETIVKAAVREEGAQALPDGQFIDAAVVAAAQRTLMLARRT; encoded by the coding sequence GTGACCCCGTACCCCCTGACCTGGCTCTACGTCCCCGGTGACCGCCCCCCGATCGTCGCCAAGGCCCTCGCCGCCGGGGCGGACGTGGTCGTCGTCGACCTGGAGGACGCGGTCGCCCCGGACCGCAAGGACTACGCCCGCGCGGCCACGGCGGAGCTGCTGTCGGAGCCCCGGCCCCACGTCCATGTCCGGGTGAATGCCCTGGACAGCCCTTGGGCGACCGACGACCTGCGCGCACTCACACCCCTCCCGGGTGTGTCCGGCCTACGGCTCCCGAAGGTGGCGTCCGCCGAGGAGGTCGTAGCCGTAGCGGACCGTACGGGCGGCCTCCCCCTGTACGCCCTTCTGGAGACGGCCCTCGGCATCGAGCGGGCCTTCTCGATCGCCTCCGCGCACCCCTCACTGCACGGCATCGCGCTCGGCGAGGCGGATCTACGGGCCGACCTGGGCGTGCGCGAGGACGCGGGCCTCGACTGGTCCCGGTCGCGGGTGATCGTCGCCGCCCGGGCCGCGGATCTGGCTCCGCCGCCGCAGTCCGTCCACCCGGACATCCGCGATCTGGAGGGCCTGGCGGCCTCCTGTGCGCACGGCCGCGCTCTCGGTTTCCTCGGGCGCGCGGCGATCCATCCCCGTCAACTCCCGGTCATCGAGAGCGCCTTCCTCCCGACCGACCGCGAACTCGAACAGGCCGAGACGATCGTCAAGGCGGCCGTGCGGGAGGAGGGCGCCCAGGCGCTGCCGGACGGACAGTTCATCGACGCGGCCGTGGTGGCGGCGGCCCAGCGCACGCTCATGTTGGCGCGCCGGACCTGA
- the lgt gene encoding prolipoprotein diacylglyceryl transferase, with translation METIAYIPSPSQGVVHLGPIPLRGYAFCIIIGVFVAVWLGNKRWVARGGKVGTVADIAVWAVPFGLVGGRLYHVITDYELYFSEGRDWVDAFKVWQGGLGIWGAIALGAVGAWIGCRRRGIPLPAWADALAPGIAFAQAIGRWGNWFNQELYGRETHLPWALHITSSTDGRVPGYYHPTFLYESLWCVGVGFLVIWADRRFKLGHGRAFALYVAAYCVGRGWIEYMRVDDAHHILGLRLNDWTAMIVFLLAVTYFVISAKKRPGREEVVEPDVSDGGTDEDGEPVSTEEPETDAPETDAPEAAAKEDVTEAEDVKEDEPESAKKS, from the coding sequence ATGGAAACCATTGCCTACATTCCCAGCCCGTCGCAGGGGGTCGTCCACCTCGGCCCCATTCCGCTGCGCGGCTACGCGTTCTGCATCATCATCGGCGTCTTCGTCGCCGTCTGGCTCGGCAACAAACGCTGGGTCGCCCGGGGCGGCAAGGTCGGGACGGTGGCCGACATCGCCGTCTGGGCCGTGCCGTTCGGCCTCGTCGGCGGTCGCCTGTACCACGTGATCACGGACTACGAGCTGTACTTCAGCGAGGGCCGCGACTGGGTGGACGCCTTCAAGGTGTGGCAGGGCGGCCTCGGCATCTGGGGCGCGATCGCGCTCGGCGCGGTGGGCGCGTGGATCGGCTGCCGCCGCCGTGGCATCCCACTGCCGGCCTGGGCCGACGCACTCGCCCCCGGCATCGCCTTCGCCCAGGCCATCGGCCGCTGGGGCAACTGGTTCAACCAGGAGCTGTACGGCCGCGAGACCCACCTCCCCTGGGCGCTGCACATCACGTCCTCGACGGACGGCCGCGTCCCCGGCTACTACCACCCGACGTTCCTGTACGAGTCCCTGTGGTGCGTCGGCGTCGGCTTCCTCGTCATCTGGGCCGACCGCCGCTTCAAGCTGGGCCACGGCCGGGCGTTCGCGCTGTACGTCGCCGCCTACTGCGTGGGCCGCGGCTGGATCGAGTACATGCGCGTCGACGACGCCCACCACATCCTCGGCCTGCGGTTGAACGACTGGACCGCGATGATCGTCTTCCTGCTCGCGGTGACGTACTTCGTGATCTCGGCGAAGAAGCGCCCGGGCCGCGAAGAGGTCGTCGAGCCGGATGTCTCCGACGGGGGAACCGACGAGGACGGCGAGCCGGTGTCGACGGAAGAGCCGGAGACCGACGCCCCGGAGACCGACGCCCCTGAGGCAGCAGCCAAGGAAGACGTCACGGAAGCCGAGGACGTCAAGGAAGACGAACCCGAGTCGGCCAAGAAGAGCTGA
- a CDS encoding DsbA family protein, whose product MSEKNRDGKRTARERLAAEREKQKSAERRRRTLIVAASVVCVLGLATVVGVLAANSGKDDGGSSKAGPVVAPSGATGKDSLAIQVGKDSAKPTLTVWEDFRCPACQAFETAYRSTLHELTDSGQLKVQYHLVTIIDGNLGGSGSKRAANAAACAQDAGKFRDFHDVLYENQPKETDDAFADNAKLIELAGKVSGLDTPAFQKCVNSGTHDSWVTKSAAAFQAGGFTGTPTVLFDGKNIYADQTMTPAKLKQLVQAADKG is encoded by the coding sequence GTGAGCGAGAAGAACCGTGACGGAAAGCGCACCGCCCGCGAGCGGCTGGCGGCAGAGCGTGAGAAGCAGAAGTCCGCGGAGAGGCGGCGGCGCACGCTGATCGTGGCCGCGAGCGTCGTCTGCGTGCTGGGTCTGGCGACGGTGGTCGGCGTCCTCGCCGCGAACTCCGGCAAGGACGACGGCGGCAGCAGCAAAGCGGGCCCGGTCGTGGCGCCCTCCGGGGCGACCGGCAAGGACAGCCTGGCGATCCAGGTCGGCAAGGACAGCGCCAAGCCGACGCTCACGGTGTGGGAGGACTTCCGCTGCCCGGCCTGCCAGGCCTTCGAGACGGCGTACCGCTCGACCCTCCACGAGCTGACCGACTCCGGGCAGCTCAAGGTGCAGTACCACCTGGTCACGATCATCGACGGCAACCTCGGCGGCAGCGGCTCCAAGCGCGCGGCCAACGCGGCGGCCTGCGCCCAGGACGCCGGAAAGTTCCGCGACTTCCACGACGTGCTGTACGAGAACCAGCCCAAGGAGACGGACGACGCGTTCGCCGACAACGCCAAGCTGATCGAGCTGGCGGGCAAGGTCAGCGGCCTCGACACGCCCGCCTTCCAGAAGTGCGTCAACAGCGGTACGCACGACAGTTGGGTCACGAAGTCCGCCGCCGCGTTCCAGGCCGGCGGATTCACCGGCACCCCGACCGTCCTCTTCGACGGCAAGAACATCTACGCGGACCAGACGATGACCCCGGCGAAGCTGAAGCAGCTCGTCCAGGCGGCCGACAAGGGGTAA
- the trpA gene encoding tryptophan synthase subunit alpha, whose translation MSGNIRLLSDTLAAAKAEGRAALIAYLPAGFPTVDGGIEAIKAAFDGGADVVEVGLPHSDPVLDGPVIQTADDIALRGGVKIADVMRTVRETHAATGKPVLVMTYWNPIDRYGVERFTAELAEAGGAGCILPDLPVQEAGLWREHAEKHGLATVFVVAPSSKDARLAEITKVGTGFVYAASLMGVTGTRESVGAQAQDLVERTRATTDTPVCVGLGVSDARQAAEVARFADGVIVGSAFVKRMLDAPDDAAGVEAVRALAADLAKGVRGQA comes from the coding sequence GTGAGCGGCAACATCCGGCTGTTGAGCGACACCCTCGCCGCCGCCAAGGCCGAGGGACGCGCCGCGCTCATCGCCTACCTCCCGGCCGGTTTCCCGACCGTGGACGGCGGCATCGAGGCGATCAAGGCGGCCTTCGACGGCGGCGCGGACGTCGTCGAGGTGGGCCTGCCGCACAGCGACCCCGTCCTCGACGGTCCCGTCATCCAGACCGCCGACGACATCGCCCTGCGCGGCGGAGTCAAGATCGCGGACGTCATGCGCACGGTCCGCGAAACCCACGCGGCGACCGGCAAGCCCGTACTCGTCATGACGTACTGGAACCCGATCGACCGCTACGGCGTCGAGCGCTTCACCGCCGAACTGGCCGAGGCGGGTGGCGCCGGCTGCATCCTGCCCGACCTGCCCGTGCAGGAGGCGGGGCTGTGGAGGGAGCACGCGGAGAAGCACGGGCTCGCCACGGTCTTCGTGGTCGCGCCCAGCAGCAAGGACGCCCGCCTCGCCGAGATCACCAAGGTCGGCACCGGCTTCGTCTACGCCGCCTCGCTGATGGGCGTCACCGGTACCCGTGAGTCCGTGGGCGCGCAGGCGCAGGACCTCGTCGAGCGCACCCGGGCCACCACCGACACCCCCGTCTGTGTCGGCCTCGGTGTCTCCGACGCCCGGCAGGCCGCCGAGGTGGCCCGCTTCGCGGACGGCGTGATCGTCGGCTCGGCCTTCGTCAAGCGGATGCTGGACGCGCCGGACGACGCGGCCGGCGTCGAGGCGGTCCGCGCCCTCGCGGCCGACCTCGCGAAGGGCGTACGCGGACAGGCGTGA
- the trpB gene encoding tryptophan synthase subunit beta, whose product MPSEFFIPDPDGQIPSAEGYFGAFGGKFIPEALVAAVDEVAVEYEKAKYDPEFARELDDLLVNYTGRPSAFTEVPRFAAEAGGARIFLKREDLNHTGSHKINNVLGQALLTKRMGKTRVIAETGAGQHGVATATACALFGLECTVYMGEIDTQRQALNVARMRMLGAEVIAVKSGSRTLKDAINEAFRDWVANVDRTHYLFGTVAGPHPFPAMVRDFHRVIGVEARRQILERAGRLPDAAIACVGGGSNAIGLFHAFIPDADVRLIGCEPAGHGVETGEHAATLTAGEPGILHGSRSYVLQDEEGQITEPYSISAGLDYPGIGPEHSYLKDSGRGEYRAVTDDAAMQALRLLSRTEGIIPAIESAHALAGALEVGRELGKDGLIVVNLSGRGDKDMDTAARYFGLYDNGTDATVAANAADTAEIEGDAK is encoded by the coding sequence ATGCCCAGCGAGTTCTTCATCCCCGACCCCGACGGTCAAATCCCCAGCGCCGAGGGCTACTTCGGCGCGTTCGGCGGCAAGTTCATCCCGGAGGCCCTCGTCGCCGCCGTGGACGAGGTGGCCGTCGAGTACGAAAAGGCCAAGTACGACCCGGAGTTCGCCCGCGAGTTGGACGACCTCCTCGTCAACTACACCGGCAGGCCCAGCGCGTTCACCGAGGTACCCCGCTTCGCCGCGGAAGCGGGCGGCGCCCGGATCTTCCTCAAGCGCGAGGACCTGAACCACACCGGCTCCCACAAGATCAACAACGTCCTCGGCCAGGCCCTGCTCACCAAGCGCATGGGCAAGACCAGGGTCATCGCGGAGACCGGCGCCGGCCAGCACGGCGTGGCGACGGCCACCGCCTGCGCGCTCTTCGGCCTCGAATGCACCGTCTACATGGGCGAGATCGACACCCAGCGCCAGGCCCTCAACGTCGCCCGCATGCGCATGCTCGGCGCCGAGGTCATCGCCGTGAAATCCGGCAGCCGCACCCTCAAGGACGCGATCAACGAGGCGTTCCGCGACTGGGTCGCCAACGTCGACCGCACGCACTACCTCTTCGGTACGGTCGCCGGCCCGCACCCCTTCCCCGCCATGGTCCGCGACTTCCACCGCGTGATCGGCGTCGAGGCCCGCCGCCAGATCCTGGAGCGAGCCGGCCGCCTCCCCGACGCGGCCATCGCCTGCGTCGGCGGCGGCTCGAACGCCATCGGCCTGTTCCACGCCTTCATCCCGGACGCGGACGTACGCCTCATCGGCTGCGAGCCCGCAGGCCACGGCGTCGAGACGGGCGAGCACGCGGCGACCCTCACCGCGGGCGAGCCCGGCATCCTGCACGGTTCGCGGTCCTACGTCCTCCAGGACGAGGAGGGCCAGATCACCGAGCCGTACTCGATCTCGGCCGGTCTGGACTACCCGGGCATCGGCCCCGAGCACTCCTACCTCAAGGACAGCGGCCGCGGCGAGTACCGCGCGGTCACCGACGACGCGGCGATGCAGGCCCTGCGCCTGCTCTCGCGCACGGAGGGCATCATCCCGGCCATCGAGAGCGCCCACGCGCTCGCGGGCGCGCTGGAGGTCGGCAGGGAGCTGGGCAAGGACGGGCTGATCGTCGTCAACCTGTCCGGGCGCGGCGACAAGGACATGGACACGGCCGCCCGCTACTTCGGCCTGTACGACAACGGCACCGACGCCACCGTCGCCGCCAACGCGGCCGACACCGCCGAGATCGAGGGGGACGCCAAGTGA
- the trpM gene encoding tryptophan biosynthesis modulator TrpM, with product MTLTLTPMDRHARLARGCRPRGCRAPARRVHGRRVRYVIGDEPGQVNGRRWQRAL from the coding sequence ATGACACTCACTCTGACCCCCATGGACCGGCACGCCCGCCTCGCGCGCGGCTGCCGTCCGAGGGGTTGCCGTGCGCCCGCGAGGCGAGTTCACGGTCGTCGGGTGCGTTACGTCATCGGAGACGAACCTGGGCAGGTCAACGGGCGGCGATGGCAGCGCGCCCTTTAG
- the trpC gene encoding indole-3-glycerol phosphate synthase TrpC, translated as MSVLDEIIDGVRADLAERQARVSLDELKERAAKAPAAKDGVAALRGDGVKVICEVKRSSPSKGALAAIADPAGLAADYEAGGAAVISVLTEQRRFGGSLADLEAVRARVDIPVLRKDFIVTSYQLWEARAYGADLALLIVAALDQPALESLIERAESIGLTPIVEVHDEDEVDRAVDAGAKIIGVNARNLKTLEVDRATFERVAPEIPAHIVKIAESGVRGPHDLIAYANAGADAVLVGESLVTGRDPKSAVSDLVAAGEHPALRHGRS; from the coding sequence GTGAGTGTGCTCGACGAGATCATCGACGGAGTCCGTGCCGACCTGGCGGAACGGCAGGCGCGCGTCAGCCTCGACGAGCTCAAGGAGCGCGCGGCGAAGGCTCCCGCGGCCAAGGACGGTGTGGCCGCGCTGCGCGGCGACGGCGTCAAGGTCATCTGCGAGGTCAAGCGCTCCAGCCCCTCCAAGGGCGCGCTGGCCGCGATCGCCGACCCGGCGGGCCTCGCCGCGGACTACGAGGCGGGTGGCGCCGCCGTCATCTCCGTCCTCACCGAACAGCGCCGCTTCGGCGGCTCGCTCGCCGACCTGGAGGCCGTCCGCGCCCGCGTGGACATCCCGGTCCTCCGCAAGGACTTCATCGTCACGTCGTACCAGCTCTGGGAGGCCCGTGCCTACGGCGCCGACCTCGCCCTGCTGATCGTCGCGGCCCTGGACCAGCCCGCCCTGGAGTCCCTCATCGAGCGCGCCGAGTCGATCGGCCTCACGCCGATCGTCGAGGTCCACGACGAGGACGAGGTCGACCGCGCGGTGGACGCCGGCGCCAAGATCATCGGCGTCAACGCCCGCAACCTCAAGACCCTCGAGGTCGACCGCGCCACCTTCGAGCGCGTCGCCCCCGAGATCCCGGCCCACATCGTCAAGATCGCCGAATCCGGCGTCCGCGGCCCCCACGACCTCATCGCCTACGCCAACGCCGGCGCCGACGCGGTCCTGGTGGGCGAGTCCCTGGTCACCGGCCGCGACCCCAAGTCGGCGGTCTCGGACCTGGTGGCGGCGGGGGAACACCCGGCACTCCGCCACGGTCGTAGTTGA
- a CDS encoding DUF2752 domain-containing protein translates to MRDVNADSQSLPKTRAPGSASVLNRVAMPAGVLAAVAGAFAYVGTVDPNQPGHYPVCPLYRFTGLYCPGCGGLRSAHEFIHGDFLAALQDNAIAVVGYLAFTVVWTVWVVRAARGRPARIELGRVQLWGLGALVLVFTVVRNLPFGGWLHP, encoded by the coding sequence ATGCGAGACGTGAACGCCGACAGCCAGAGCCTGCCGAAGACGCGAGCCCCCGGTTCCGCCTCCGTGCTGAACCGCGTCGCCATGCCCGCCGGAGTCCTCGCGGCGGTCGCCGGGGCCTTCGCCTACGTCGGCACGGTCGACCCGAACCAGCCGGGCCACTACCCCGTGTGCCCCCTGTACCGCTTCACCGGCCTGTACTGCCCCGGCTGCGGCGGCCTGCGCAGCGCGCACGAGTTCATCCACGGCGACTTCCTGGCGGCGCTCCAGGACAACGCGATCGCCGTGGTGGGCTATCTGGCCTTCACGGTCGTATGGACCGTCTGGGTGGTCCGTGCGGCGCGCGGCCGGCCCGCGCGGATCGAACTCGGCAGGGTCCAGCTCTGGGGTCTGGGCGCGTTGGTGCTGGTCTTCACGGTTGTCCGGAACCTGCCGTTCGGTGGCTGGCTACACCCTTGA
- a CDS encoding HGxxPAAW family protein: MAGNSHGHTLAAWTGTTIIFIGFLVAGAFMVMAQPIGFWAGMAITVVGGIVGWVMSAMGMGMPKDRPQDLTELLGKTAPADS; encoded by the coding sequence ATGGCGGGCAACAGCCACGGTCACACTTTGGCCGCCTGGACCGGTACCACCATCATCTTCATCGGTTTCTTGGTCGCGGGCGCCTTCATGGTCATGGCGCAGCCGATCGGCTTCTGGGCCGGCATGGCGATCACGGTCGTCGGCGGCATCGTCGGCTGGGTCATGAGCGCGATGGGAATGGGCATGCCCAAGGACCGTCCCCAGGACCTGACCGAGCTGCTCGGCAAGACCGCGCCCGCCGATAGCTGA
- a CDS encoding TIGR02234 family membrane protein, producing the protein MDYVTAAVPPPRSEGEGPARAGRRSLAVALMSGALGAAVALLATRQRWSMGTATVAGDAFPLSVKGSDVTGVPAALAIVGLAALVAVFAVRRTGRFAVSALLALSGAGIVAAALLGATDSSALDDKAAQASGDTSSVVHAFDHTAWPYVAAVGGGLILLAGLLALLYGRRWPAMSGRYERNGTPRPRRAPVVDPDRPEDIWKALDRGEDPTSA; encoded by the coding sequence GTGGACTACGTGACTGCTGCTGTTCCTCCCCCCCGTTCCGAAGGCGAAGGCCCCGCGCGCGCCGGCCGCCGCAGCCTCGCCGTAGCGCTGATGAGCGGTGCGCTCGGCGCGGCCGTGGCCCTGCTGGCCACCCGCCAGCGCTGGTCGATGGGGACCGCGACGGTGGCCGGCGACGCGTTCCCGCTGTCCGTCAAGGGCAGCGACGTCACGGGCGTGCCCGCGGCGCTCGCCATAGTGGGCCTCGCCGCGCTCGTCGCCGTCTTCGCCGTCCGCAGGACGGGCCGCTTCGCGGTCTCCGCCCTCCTCGCGCTCTCCGGCGCGGGCATCGTCGCCGCCGCCCTGCTCGGCGCCACCGACAGCTCCGCGCTCGACGACAAGGCCGCCCAGGCCTCCGGCGACACCTCGTCCGTCGTGCACGCCTTCGACCACACCGCCTGGCCGTACGTCGCCGCGGTGGGCGGCGGCCTGATCCTGCTGGCCGGCCTCCTCGCCCTGCTCTACGGTCGCCGCTGGCCCGCGATGTCCGGCCGCTACGAACGCAATGGCACGCCTCGCCCGCGGCGGGCTCCAGTGGTGGACCCTGACCGTCCCGAGGACATCTGGAAGGCCCTGGACCGCGGCGAGGACCCCACCAGCGCGTAG
- a CDS encoding anthranilate synthase component I, which translates to MDLETFRKLATDRRVIPVTRKLLADGDTPVALYRKLAAERPGTFLLESAENGRSWSRYSFVGVRSAATLTARDGQAHWLGTPPVGVPVDGDPLAALRATIETLHTPHQEGLPPFTGGMVGYLGYDIVRRLEKIGPGERDDLKLPELTMLLTSDLAVMDHWEGSVLLIANAINHNDLDTGVDEAYADAIARLDAMEADLSRAVAQPPAQLPPSELPEYTALWGGPDFKEAVEDIKERIRAGEAFQVVPSQRFETPCTASALDVYRVLRATNPSPYMYLFRFDGFDVVGSSPEALVKVEDGRAMVHPIAGTRHRGATPQEDQALADELLADPKERAEHLMLVDLGRNDLGRVCEPGSVEVVDFMSVERYSHVMHIVSTVTGRVAPGRTAFDVLTACFPAGTLSGAPKPRAMQIIDELEPSRRGLYGGCVGYLDFAGDSDTAIAIRTALLRDGTAYVQAGAGIVADSDPELEDQECRNKAAAVLRAVHTANRLGQ; encoded by the coding sequence ATGGACCTTGAGACGTTCCGCAAGCTGGCCACCGACCGTCGCGTCATCCCGGTCACCCGCAAGCTCCTCGCCGACGGCGACACCCCGGTCGCGCTCTACCGCAAACTGGCCGCGGAGCGCCCCGGCACCTTCCTCCTGGAGTCCGCGGAGAACGGCCGCTCCTGGTCCCGGTACTCCTTCGTCGGCGTCCGCTCCGCCGCCACCCTCACCGCCCGCGACGGACAGGCCCACTGGCTCGGCACCCCGCCCGTCGGCGTCCCGGTCGACGGCGACCCGCTCGCCGCCCTGCGCGCCACCATCGAGACCCTGCACACCCCCCACCAGGAGGGCCTGCCGCCCTTCACCGGCGGCATGGTCGGCTATCTCGGCTACGACATCGTCCGACGCCTGGAGAAGATCGGCCCGGGCGAGCGCGACGACCTCAAACTCCCCGAGCTGACCATGCTCCTCACCAGCGACCTCGCCGTGATGGACCACTGGGAGGGCTCGGTCCTGCTGATCGCCAACGCGATCAACCACAACGACCTCGACACCGGCGTCGACGAGGCCTACGCGGACGCGATCGCCCGCCTCGACGCCATGGAGGCGGACCTCTCCCGCGCGGTGGCCCAGCCGCCCGCCCAGCTCCCGCCCTCCGAACTCCCCGAGTACACCGCGCTGTGGGGCGGCCCCGACTTCAAGGAGGCCGTCGAGGACATCAAGGAGCGCATCCGCGCGGGCGAGGCCTTCCAGGTCGTCCCCTCGCAGCGCTTCGAAACCCCGTGCACGGCAAGCGCGTTGGACGTGTACCGAGTGCTCCGGGCGACCAACCCGTCCCCGTACATGTACCTCTTCCGCTTCGACGGCTTCGACGTCGTCGGCTCCTCCCCGGAAGCCCTCGTCAAGGTCGAGGACGGACGCGCGATGGTCCACCCCATCGCCGGCACCCGGCACCGCGGCGCGACCCCGCAGGAGGACCAGGCCCTCGCCGACGAACTCCTCGCCGACCCCAAGGAGCGCGCCGAACACCTCATGCTGGTCGACCTCGGACGTAACGATTTGGGACGCGTCTGCGAGCCCGGCTCGGTCGAGGTCGTCGACTTCATGTCGGTGGAGCGCTACTCCCACGTGATGCACATCGTCTCCACGGTCACCGGCCGCGTCGCACCCGGCCGCACCGCTTTCGACGTCCTCACCGCCTGCTTCCCGGCCGGCACGCTCTCCGGCGCGCCCAAGCCCCGCGCGATGCAGATCATCGACGAACTGGAGCCTTCCAGAAGGGGGTTGTACGGCGGCTGCGTCGGCTATCTGGACTTCGCGGGCGACTCCGACACCGCCATCGCCATCCGTACGGCCCTGCTCCGCGACGGCACGGCCTACGTCCAGGCGGGCGCCGGAATCGTCGCCGACTCGGACCCGGAACTGGAGGACCAGGAGTGCCGCAACAAGGCGGCGGCGGTCCTCCGCGCCGTGCACACGGCGAACCGGCTCGGGCAATAG
- the hisI gene encoding phosphoribosyl-AMP cyclohydrolase produces the protein MTSAPQSSSLDPEIAARLKRGADGLVPAIAQQYDTGEVLMLGWMDDEALHRTLTTGRCTYWSRSRQEYWVKGDTSGHFQYVKSVALDCDADTVLVKVDQIGAACHTGARTCFDADVLLEEDPEEDLLKEDLEEDLKEGLKEGLLKEGADSSTAASDQ, from the coding sequence ATGACCAGCGCGCCCCAATCCAGCAGCCTCGACCCCGAGATCGCCGCCCGCCTCAAGCGCGGCGCCGACGGGCTCGTCCCCGCCATCGCCCAGCAGTACGACACCGGTGAGGTGCTCATGCTCGGCTGGATGGACGACGAGGCGCTGCATCGGACGCTGACGACAGGCCGCTGCACGTACTGGTCCCGCAGCCGCCAGGAGTACTGGGTGAAGGGCGACACCTCCGGCCACTTCCAGTACGTCAAGTCGGTCGCCCTGGACTGCGACGCCGACACGGTCCTCGTGAAGGTCGACCAGATCGGCGCCGCCTGCCACACCGGCGCCCGCACCTGCTTCGACGCGGACGTGCTCCTCGAAGAAGACCCTGAAGAAGACCTTCTTAAAGAAGACCTCGAAGAAGACCTGAAAGAAGGCCTGAAAGAAGGCCTTCTCAAAGAAGGTGCTGATTCCAGTACCGCCGCCTCGGATCAGTAG